One Deltaproteobacteria bacterium DNA segment encodes these proteins:
- a CDS encoding methyltransferase domain-containing protein: MIPHAVTSALLNGHGEPLCRFLREAYFAEPKQGSFAVTSSATTSEDVVQLAKSLQLIEERGPHGFRLTPLGYELGNFAKEYCSWIDHGRALPEGVTPELLTGKRVLDVGCSSGRHLVNFLKHGATGYGLDFQENYLRLSRVFAAWEHVPPPHVFRGDGQVLPFRSEEFDVVFCRLVINYLDVNLTVSEFGRVLRKNGTLILLTETARSAARDLLRLRWLGNRRAVAYSLLGFANALILQTTGRQFRVRSPGRMHRSHSPVWPTRPWLVRCLARHGFVLQPDRAQKNVEPFALFVAVRNG, from the coding sequence ATGATTCCTCATGCTGTCACCTCCGCTTTGCTGAATGGGCACGGAGAACCGCTTTGCCGCTTTTTGCGCGAAGCCTATTTCGCGGAGCCGAAACAGGGAAGCTTTGCTGTCACGAGCAGTGCTACAACCAGCGAAGACGTGGTTCAACTGGCGAAGTCGCTCCAGCTGATCGAAGAGCGTGGTCCCCACGGGTTTCGTTTAACACCGCTTGGCTACGAGCTAGGGAACTTTGCCAAGGAGTATTGCAGCTGGATCGATCACGGACGCGCCTTACCTGAAGGGGTGACACCCGAACTCTTGACCGGTAAGCGAGTACTCGACGTCGGCTGTAGTTCTGGACGCCATCTTGTGAATTTTCTCAAGCATGGTGCGACGGGGTATGGTCTTGATTTTCAGGAGAACTACTTGCGATTGTCTCGTGTCTTTGCTGCGTGGGAGCACGTGCCTCCGCCCCATGTCTTTCGTGGCGATGGACAAGTATTGCCGTTTAGAAGTGAAGAGTTTGATGTGGTGTTCTGTCGCTTGGTGATCAACTATCTGGATGTCAATCTCACGGTGTCTGAGTTTGGCCGCGTGCTGCGCAAGAACGGGACCCTGATATTGCTGACGGAAACCGCGCGGTCTGCGGCGCGCGATTTGCTGAGACTGCGCTGGCTTGGCAATCGCCGCGCGGTGGCATATTCGCTCCTCGGCTTTGCCAATGCGCTAATTCTGCAAACCACAGGACGGCAATTCCGCGTTCGCAGCCCAGGACGCATGCATCGGTCGCATTCGCCGGTGTGGCCCACACGTCCGTGGCTCGTGCGATGCCTTGCCCGTCACGGCTTTGTGCTCCAACCCGACCGCGCGCAGAAAAATGTCGAACCCTTTGCGTTATTCGTCGCTGTACGCAACGGTTGA